The genome window GCTTCTCGAGCTGGTCCTCAAGCTCGCGGATCGAGTGCTGCGCCTGCGCGACGGCCATGCCGTAGCCGGGGACGACGATCACTTCGTTCGCGTAGGCCAGCATCGCGGCGACGTCGTCGGCGCTGACGCTGCGCACGGTGTGCTGCTTCGCGCCGCCCGTCGCGGTGCTGGTCGTGACCGCGCCGAAGGCGCCGAAGAGGACGTTGGTGATCGAGCGGTTCATCGCGCGGCCCATCAGGACGGTCAGCAGCGTGCCGGATGCGCCGACCAGCGCGCCGGCGATGATCAGCACGCTGTTGCCGAGCACGAAGCCGGTGGCCGCCGCGGCCAGGCCGGTGAACGAGTTGAGCAGCGAGATGACCACCGGCATGTCGGCGCCGCCGATCGGCAGCACGAACAAGATGCCGAGGACGAACGCACACCCCAGCGCGACCCAGAAGAACGAGAGCGCGTTCGGATTGTCGGCGACTACGAAGCCCCACGAGACCAGGATCGCCAGCAGCAGCGCCGCGTTGACGACTTGCTGGCCGGGGTAGGTGATCGGGCGGCCCGACATCACCTCTTGCAGCTTGAGGAAAGCGATGATCGACCCGGCGAACGAGAGCGCGCCGATCACGGCCGAGAGCACGCTGGTGAACGAGACGTCGGGCGTCGGGACGGTGCCGGCCTGATACAGCTTGAGCAGCTCGCCGGCGGCGACCAGCGCGGCGGCGCCGCCGCCCGCGCCGTTGAAGATCGCGACCATCTGCGGCATCGCGGTCATCTTGACGCGCTGCGCTGAGATGATGCCGACCGCGGCACCGACGATCAGCGCCGAGGCGACGACGATCCAGTTGACGATCCCCTGCGTGAGCACCGCGACGACCGCGATCAGCATCCCGAGCGCGCTGATGCGGTTGCCCAAGCGCGCGGTCTTCGGCGAGCTCAGGTAGCGCAGGCCGACGATGAAGCAGATCCCGGTGATCAGGTAGGCGATGTC of Candidatus Sulfotelmatobacter sp. contains these proteins:
- a CDS encoding NAD(P)(+) transhydrogenase (Re/Si-specific) subunit beta, whose translation is MSASDTALANPVDIAYLITGICFIVGLRYLSSPKTARLGNRISALGMLIAVVAVLTQGIVNWIVVASALIVGAAVGIISAQRVKMTAMPQMVAIFNGAGGGAAALVAAGELLKLYQAGTVPTPDVSFTSVLSAVIGALSFAGSIIAFLKLQEVMSGRPITYPGQQVVNAALLLAILVSWGFVVADNPNALSFFWVALGCAFVLGILFVLPIGGADMPVVISLLNSFTGLAAAATGFVLGNSVLIIAGALVGASGTLLTVLMGRAMNRSITNVLFGAFGAVTTSTATGGAKQHTVRSVSADDVAAMLAYANEVIVVPGYGMAVAQAQHSIRELEDQLEKRGVEVKYAIHPVAGRMPGHMNVLLAEANVPYTSLYDMDDINPEFERADVALVVGANDVTNPAARTDKSSPIYGMPILDVDKAANVVVLKRSMNSGFAGIDNPLFDDPKTVMLFGDAKKSIDGVVAGVKALS